A region from the Thauera humireducens genome encodes:
- a CDS encoding Nudix family hydrolase, whose translation MTRKLVDVAAGVLLRPDGRYLLGQRGPDTVYAGYWEFPGGKVEPGETPSQALCRELDEELGIRVTRLRPWLRREHLYEHAHVRLHFFEVCAWEGSLDDKVHSALDWVEPAAATREPMLPANGPILKALRLPRTMGITEATRMGVDAQLEALDRALDAGLRLVQVREAGLAADARIRFAREVLARTRDRGGLVVINDDIELAQMIGADGVHLPARRLMALSQRPAFEWVGASCHDRAELEHAAALMLDYALLSPVLATDSHPGEPTLGWGDFRALSEGLPMPVLALGGLKPDDMETARDAGAHGIAGIRGIWAAGA comes from the coding sequence ATGACGCGAAAACTGGTCGATGTCGCCGCCGGGGTGCTGCTGCGTCCGGATGGTCGTTACCTGCTTGGTCAGCGCGGGCCCGACACGGTCTATGCCGGCTACTGGGAGTTCCCGGGAGGTAAGGTCGAGCCGGGCGAAACACCGTCTCAGGCCCTGTGCCGTGAACTGGACGAGGAGTTGGGCATCCGCGTCACCCGTCTGCGGCCCTGGCTGCGTCGCGAACACCTCTATGAACATGCCCATGTGCGCCTGCACTTCTTCGAGGTTTGTGCGTGGGAAGGCAGCCTCGACGACAAGGTCCATAGTGCGCTGGACTGGGTGGAGCCGGCTGCGGCGACGCGTGAGCCGATGCTGCCTGCGAACGGGCCGATCCTGAAGGCGCTTCGCTTGCCGCGCACGATGGGCATCACCGAGGCGACCCGGATGGGTGTGGACGCCCAGCTCGAGGCGCTCGATCGGGCATTGGATGCCGGATTGCGGCTGGTCCAGGTGCGCGAGGCCGGACTCGCTGCAGATGCGCGCATCCGCTTCGCCCGCGAGGTGCTCGCCCGTACCCGTGACCGCGGTGGGCTGGTCGTGATCAATGACGACATCGAACTGGCGCAGATGATCGGCGCGGACGGCGTGCATCTGCCGGCGCGCCGCCTGATGGCGCTGTCACAGCGCCCGGCGTTCGAGTGGGTGGGCGCTTCCTGTCATGACCGTGCGGAACTCGAGCACGCGGCTGCTCTGATGCTCGACTATGCGCTGCTGAGCCCGGTGCTTGCCACGGACTCGCATCCCGGAGAGCCGACGCTGGGCTGGGGCGACTTCAGGGCCTTGTCGGAAGGGCTGCCGATGCCGGTGCTCGCGCTGGGAGGGCTCAAGCCTGACGATATGGAGACAGCGCGCGACGCCGGCGCGCACGGCATCGCAGGCATACGCGGCATCTGGGCGGCAGGCGCCTAG
- a CDS encoding ATP-binding protein codes for MTELADLLSRAERVLERLEAVLPGPATQPDWSSAVAFRWQRRHGRAELKPVRMPHRIRLADLQDVDAQKTRIERNTRQFLAGRHANNVLLTGARGTGKSSLIKALLNEFADQGLRVIEVDKSDLVDLPEIVDLVGSRPEHFILFCDDLSFEEGEDAYKALKSVLDGSVSAVSDNVLVYATSNRRHLMPEYHDENLQARHVDGEIHPGEATEEKISLSERFGLWISFYPFSQDEYLDIVAHWLAQFGVPKRRIAAARQDALQWALMRGSRSGRVAWQFARDFAGQIEG; via the coding sequence ATGACTGAACTAGCCGATCTGCTGAGTCGCGCGGAACGCGTGCTCGAGCGACTCGAAGCCGTACTGCCGGGACCGGCAACACAGCCCGACTGGAGCAGCGCGGTCGCCTTCCGCTGGCAGCGCCGCCACGGGCGTGCGGAGTTGAAGCCGGTGCGCATGCCGCATCGCATCCGCCTCGCGGACCTGCAGGACGTCGATGCGCAGAAGACACGTATCGAGCGCAACACGCGTCAGTTCCTTGCCGGCCGGCACGCGAACAACGTGTTGCTGACGGGGGCGCGGGGGACGGGCAAGTCTTCGCTGATCAAGGCCCTGCTCAACGAATTTGCCGACCAGGGCCTGCGCGTCATCGAGGTCGACAAGAGTGACCTCGTCGACTTGCCCGAGATTGTCGACCTGGTCGGATCAAGGCCCGAGCACTTCATCCTGTTTTGCGATGATCTGTCCTTCGAGGAGGGCGAGGATGCCTACAAGGCCCTGAAGAGCGTGCTCGATGGCTCGGTGTCGGCCGTGTCGGACAACGTGCTCGTCTATGCCACCTCGAACCGTCGCCACCTGATGCCGGAGTATCACGACGAGAACCTGCAGGCGCGGCATGTCGACGGCGAGATCCACCCGGGTGAGGCGACGGAGGAGAAGATCTCCCTGTCCGAGCGCTTCGGGTTGTGGATCTCGTTCTACCCCTTCAGTCAGGACGAGTATCTCGACATCGTCGCGCATTGGCTCGCGCAGTTCGGTGTGCCCAAGCGCAGGATTGCCGCGGCGCGGCAGGATGCGCTGCAGTGGGCGCTGATGCGCGGCTCGCGCTCGGGACGGGTGGCGTGGCAGTTTGCCCGCGACTTCGCCGGCCAGATCGAAGGCTGA
- a CDS encoding murein transglycosylase A yields MAASWSEIKGWSEDDPSAAWSALLTSCTKLSRQPQWKSACDAAGTLGTQPGSTRARHYFEQHFSPWLLRNTETSTEGLVTGYYEPLIRGSRSRNQRYAWPIHGAPADMLTIELGDVYPELKHLRLRGRVVGNKVLPYWTREQLAERGDQVPAPVLLWADDPIDLFFLQVQGSGRVQLPDGRTVRVGYADQNGHPYQSIGRWLVAQGELTLDQASMDGIKRWASANPQRLRELLNTNPSYVFFRELPASNGGPIGALGVPLTEGRSIAVDPRYVPLGAPVFLATTYPLSNRALNRLMLAQDTGSAIKGAVRADFFWGFGEQAGREAGRMRQQGQMWVLLPKGIRPPGAR; encoded by the coding sequence GTGGCCGCATCCTGGTCGGAAATCAAGGGCTGGTCGGAGGACGATCCGTCGGCGGCCTGGTCCGCACTGCTTACATCCTGCACCAAGCTCTCGCGACAACCGCAGTGGAAGAGCGCCTGCGACGCCGCAGGCACGCTGGGCACCCAACCCGGGAGCACACGCGCCCGTCACTACTTCGAGCAGCACTTTTCGCCCTGGCTGCTTCGCAATACGGAGACGTCGACCGAAGGCCTCGTGACGGGGTATTACGAACCCTTGATCCGCGGCAGCCGTAGCCGCAATCAGCGCTACGCCTGGCCCATCCACGGAGCGCCCGCCGACATGCTCACGATCGAGCTGGGTGACGTTTATCCGGAACTCAAGCACCTTCGCCTGCGAGGCCGCGTCGTCGGCAACAAGGTTCTGCCCTACTGGACGCGCGAGCAACTCGCAGAACGCGGTGATCAGGTACCCGCGCCCGTGCTGCTATGGGCGGATGATCCGATCGACCTGTTCTTCCTGCAGGTGCAGGGCTCCGGGCGGGTGCAGTTGCCCGATGGCCGTACCGTGCGCGTGGGCTACGCCGATCAGAACGGCCATCCCTATCAGTCGATCGGGCGCTGGCTGGTCGCTCAGGGCGAACTGACGCTCGACCAGGCCTCGATGGACGGCATCAAGCGCTGGGCGAGCGCCAATCCACAGCGTCTGCGCGAACTGCTGAACACCAATCCCAGCTATGTATTCTTCCGCGAACTGCCGGCATCGAACGGCGGCCCCATCGGCGCGCTCGGCGTCCCGCTCACAGAAGGGCGGAGCATCGCCGTCGACCCGCGTTACGTCCCGTTGGGCGCGCCGGTCTTCCTCGCCACCACCTATCCGCTCAGCAACCGTGCGCTGAACCGGTTGATGCTGGCCCAGGATACCGGGAGCGCGATCAAGGGCGCCGTACGTGCGGACTTTTTCTGGGGCTTCGGCGAGCAGGCCGGACGGGAGGCCGGACGAATGCGCCAACAAGGTCAGATGTGGGTCTTGCTGCCAAAGGGAATCCGGCCTCCAGGCGCCCGCTAG
- a CDS encoding DsbC family protein, producing the protein MSFFAKRTAVLAVATVLGLVASLSASASEEAVRKNMEAFIGAPAVESVTKTPYGGLYEVLLKNGQLVYSDEKGSFIVDGSVIDMKTRRDVTQARLNELAAIDFSTLPLDQAIKQVRGKGTRVIASFEDPNCGYCKRLAKELAGMDDVTIYTFLYPILSPDSTSKSNNIWCAKDRANAWNGWILDGKVPANADCDVNAVVKNVELGQKLRITGTPTLFLADGRRIGGFVPATELEKALADVKAK; encoded by the coding sequence ATGAGTTTCTTTGCCAAACGTACCGCAGTTCTTGCCGTCGCAACGGTGCTGGGTCTGGTTGCCAGCCTGTCTGCCAGCGCCTCTGAAGAGGCGGTTCGCAAGAATATGGAAGCCTTCATCGGGGCGCCTGCGGTCGAGTCTGTGACCAAGACGCCTTACGGTGGTCTGTACGAGGTGTTGCTGAAGAACGGTCAACTCGTCTACTCGGACGAAAAGGGGAGCTTCATCGTCGATGGCAGCGTCATCGACATGAAGACTCGCCGCGACGTTACCCAGGCCAGGCTCAATGAACTGGCTGCGATCGACTTTTCAACCCTGCCGCTCGACCAGGCGATCAAGCAGGTCAGGGGCAAGGGAACACGGGTGATCGCGAGCTTCGAGGATCCGAATTGCGGTTACTGCAAGCGTCTGGCCAAGGAACTTGCCGGCATGGACGATGTGACGATCTACACCTTCCTGTACCCGATCCTCAGCCCGGATTCGACGAGCAAGTCGAACAACATCTGGTGTGCCAAGGATCGCGCCAATGCGTGGAACGGCTGGATCCTCGACGGCAAAGTGCCTGCAAACGCAGACTGCGACGTGAATGCCGTGGTAAAGAACGTGGAGTTGGGGCAGAAGCTGCGGATCACGGGAACGCCGACGCTGTTCCTCGCCGATGGGCGACGGATCGGCGGATTTGTGCCGGCGACGGAACTCGAGAAGGCGCTCGCAGACGTCAAGGCCAAGTGA
- a CDS encoding UbiH/UbiF family hydroxylase — MDFDLVIVGGGLAGAALAVALRRSSLRIAVVEVSPPVRLESWDQRVYAYSPASARFLDELGAWRHIDPARLQPVSEMRVFGDDGGAICFSAYESGLSELAWIGESSRVHLELWESLRRQHNVTLFCPARPQALEIRPTGAALRVDDGRTLSASLIVGADGRDSWVRAQAAIEARVSAYGERAVVANFECSQPHRGVAYQWFRNDGILAWLPLPGNRMSMVWSAPDEMADDLMGMDEAAFVARVEGAGGRVLGALGLLTPRAAFSLRLMRVDAVVKERVALIGDAAHAIHPLSGHGINLGFQDAKVLAEVLGGLQSWQDAGELAVLRRYARARAEEPFLLQYLTHGLNRLFGVRNPVAGALRNAGMNLTGRLPVLHNALIRYAVNGRF, encoded by the coding sequence ATGGATTTCGATCTTGTGATTGTTGGCGGTGGGCTCGCCGGCGCAGCCCTGGCGGTAGCCTTGCGGCGCTCGAGCCTCCGGATCGCTGTCGTGGAGGTGAGCCCTCCGGTGCGGTTGGAGTCTTGGGACCAGCGAGTCTATGCATACAGTCCGGCAAGCGCGCGATTTCTGGATGAGTTGGGCGCCTGGCGCCATATCGATCCGGCGCGTCTGCAGCCCGTCTCCGAGATGCGGGTGTTTGGCGACGACGGTGGAGCGATCTGTTTCTCAGCGTATGAATCAGGTTTGTCCGAGCTCGCATGGATCGGGGAGTCGAGCCGCGTTCATCTAGAGCTGTGGGAAAGCCTCAGGCGACAGCATAATGTGACCTTGTTTTGTCCTGCTCGGCCGCAGGCGCTCGAGATTCGGCCAACAGGCGCGGCATTGCGGGTGGATGATGGCCGGACCCTATCAGCGAGCTTGATCGTGGGTGCCGACGGACGGGACTCCTGGGTACGTGCGCAGGCCGCGATCGAGGCGCGGGTGTCGGCCTATGGTGAGCGGGCCGTGGTGGCAAACTTCGAGTGTTCGCAGCCGCATCGAGGCGTTGCGTATCAATGGTTCAGGAATGACGGCATCCTGGCCTGGCTGCCACTGCCGGGCAATCGGATGTCCATGGTCTGGTCGGCCCCCGACGAGATGGCCGATGACCTGATGGGGATGGACGAGGCCGCGTTCGTAGCGCGCGTTGAGGGGGCGGGCGGTCGCGTGCTCGGCGCTCTCGGCTTGCTTACGCCGCGCGCGGCGTTCTCCCTGCGCTTGATGCGGGTCGACGCGGTGGTGAAGGAACGTGTCGCGCTGATCGGCGATGCCGCACATGCGATTCATCCGCTTTCGGGACATGGCATCAACCTCGGGTTCCAGGATGCGAAGGTGCTGGCGGAAGTTCTCGGGGGGCTTCAGAGTTGGCAGGATGCGGGGGAACTGGCCGTGCTGCGGCGCTACGCGCGTGCGCGAGCCGAAGAGCCCTTCCTGTTGCAGTACCTGACGCATGGGTTGAACCGCCTCTTCGGGGTTCGGAATCCGGTTGCCGGGGCTCTTCGGAACGCCGGCATGAACCTCACGGGCCGCCTGCCGGTCCTACACAATGCCCTGATTCGCTATGCGGTCAATGGCCGATTTTGA